A stretch of the Orcinus orca chromosome 1, mOrcOrc1.1, whole genome shotgun sequence genome encodes the following:
- the GCLM gene encoding glutamate--cysteine ligase regulatory subunit isoform X2, whose product MGTDSRAAGALLARASTLHLQTGNLLNWGRLRKKCPSTHSEELRDCIRKTLNEWSSQISTDLVREFPDVLECTVSHAVEKINPDEREEMKVSAKLFIVGSNSSSSARNAVDMACSVLGVAQLDSVIIASPPIEDGVNLSLEHLQPYWEELQNLVHSKKIVAIGTSDLDKTQLEQLYQWAQVKPNSNQVNLASCCVMPPDLTAFAKQFDIQLLTHNDPKGSVQGVGRQKQMKTALSSRSR is encoded by the exons ATGGGCACCGACAGCCGCGCGGCCGGGGCGCTCCTGGCGCGGGCCAGCACCCTGCACCTGCAGACGGGGAACCTGCTGAACTGGGGCCGCCTGCGGAAGAAGTGCCCGTCCACGCACAGCGAGGAG CTTCGAGATTGTATCCGGAAGACCTTGAATGAGTGGAGTTCCCAAATTAGCACAGATTTGGTCAGG GAGTTTCCAGATGTCTTGGAATGTACTGTATCTCATGCAGTAGAAAAGATAAATCccgatgaaagagaagaaatgaaagtttCTG CAAAACTGTTCATTGTAGGATCAAACTCTTCATCATCAGCTAGAAATGCAGTTGACATGG CCTGTTCAGTCCTTGGAGTTGCACAGCTGGATTCTGTGATCATTGCTTCACCTCCTATTGAAGATGGAGTTAATCTTTCCTTGGAGCATTTGCAGCCTTACTGGGAAGAATTACAAAACTTAGTCCACAGCAAAAAGATCGTTGCTATAGGTACCTCTGATCTGGACAAAACCCAGTTGGAACAGCTGTATCAGTGGGCACAG GTAAAACCAAATAGTAACCAAGTTAATCTTGCCTCCTGCTGTGTGATGCCACCCGATTTGACTGCATTTGCTAAACAATTTGACATACAGCTCTTGACTCATAATGATCCAAAAG GCAGTGTGCAAGGTGTTGGCAGACAGAAACAGATGAAAACAGCCCTATCTTCAAGGAGCAGATAA
- the GCLM gene encoding glutamate--cysteine ligase regulatory subunit isoform X3: MGTDSRAAGALLARASTLHLQTGNLLNWGRLRKKCPSTHSEELRDCIRKTLNEWSSQISTDLVREFPDVLECTVSHAVEKINPDEREEMKVSAKLFIVGSNSSSSARNAVDMACSVLGVAQLDSVIIASPPIEDGVNLSLEHLQPYWEELQNLVHSKKIVAIGTSDLDKTQLEQLYQWAQVKPNSNQVNLASCCVMPPDLTAFAKQFDIQLLTHNDPKGSGGGVLIFFLKC; this comes from the exons ATGGGCACCGACAGCCGCGCGGCCGGGGCGCTCCTGGCGCGGGCCAGCACCCTGCACCTGCAGACGGGGAACCTGCTGAACTGGGGCCGCCTGCGGAAGAAGTGCCCGTCCACGCACAGCGAGGAG CTTCGAGATTGTATCCGGAAGACCTTGAATGAGTGGAGTTCCCAAATTAGCACAGATTTGGTCAGG GAGTTTCCAGATGTCTTGGAATGTACTGTATCTCATGCAGTAGAAAAGATAAATCccgatgaaagagaagaaatgaaagtttCTG CAAAACTGTTCATTGTAGGATCAAACTCTTCATCATCAGCTAGAAATGCAGTTGACATGG CCTGTTCAGTCCTTGGAGTTGCACAGCTGGATTCTGTGATCATTGCTTCACCTCCTATTGAAGATGGAGTTAATCTTTCCTTGGAGCATTTGCAGCCTTACTGGGAAGAATTACAAAACTTAGTCCACAGCAAAAAGATCGTTGCTATAGGTACCTCTGATCTGGACAAAACCCAGTTGGAACAGCTGTATCAGTGGGCACAG GTAAAACCAAATAGTAACCAAGTTAATCTTGCCTCCTGCTGTGTGATGCCACCCGATTTGACTGCATTTGCTAAACAATTTGACATACAGCTCTTGACTCATAATGATCCAAAAG GAAGTGGAGGAGGAGTTTTGATATTCTTTCTCAAATGCTAG
- the GCLM gene encoding glutamate--cysteine ligase regulatory subunit isoform X1 — MGTDSRAAGALLARASTLHLQTGNLLNWGRLRKKCPSTHSEELRDCIRKTLNEWSSQISTDLVREFPDVLECTVSHAVEKINPDEREEMKVSAKLFIVGSNSSSSARNAVDMACSVLGVAQLDSVIIASPPIEDGVNLSLEHLQPYWEELQNLVHSKKIVAIGTSDLDKTQLEQLYQWAQVKPNSNQVNLASCCVMPPDLTAFAKQFDIQLLTHNDPKELLSEASFQEALQESIPDIQAHEWVPLWLLRYSVIVKSRGIIKSKGYILQAKRKGF; from the exons ATGGGCACCGACAGCCGCGCGGCCGGGGCGCTCCTGGCGCGGGCCAGCACCCTGCACCTGCAGACGGGGAACCTGCTGAACTGGGGCCGCCTGCGGAAGAAGTGCCCGTCCACGCACAGCGAGGAG CTTCGAGATTGTATCCGGAAGACCTTGAATGAGTGGAGTTCCCAAATTAGCACAGATTTGGTCAGG GAGTTTCCAGATGTCTTGGAATGTACTGTATCTCATGCAGTAGAAAAGATAAATCccgatgaaagagaagaaatgaaagtttCTG CAAAACTGTTCATTGTAGGATCAAACTCTTCATCATCAGCTAGAAATGCAGTTGACATGG CCTGTTCAGTCCTTGGAGTTGCACAGCTGGATTCTGTGATCATTGCTTCACCTCCTATTGAAGATGGAGTTAATCTTTCCTTGGAGCATTTGCAGCCTTACTGGGAAGAATTACAAAACTTAGTCCACAGCAAAAAGATCGTTGCTATAGGTACCTCTGATCTGGACAAAACCCAGTTGGAACAGCTGTATCAGTGGGCACAG GTAAAACCAAATAGTAACCAAGTTAATCTTGCCTCCTGCTGTGTGATGCCACCCGATTTGACTGCATTTGCTAAACAATTTGACATACAGCTCTTGACTCATAATGATCCAAAAG aactGCTTTCTGAAGCAAGTTTCCAAGAAGCACTTCAGGAAAGCATCCCTGACATTCAAGCACATGAGTGGGTGCCACTGTGGCTACTGCGATATTCAGTCATTGTTAAAAGTAGAGGAATTATCAAATCAAAAGGCTACATCTTACAAGCTAAAAGAAAGGGTTTTTAA